From the genome of Nocardia sp. NBC_01503, one region includes:
- a CDS encoding TrmH family RNA methyltransferase, translating to MEALSERNPRVVSAVKLHRAPVRRKSGLFLAEGANSVESALETGRVEELFFSLKAANREHELVAGAAAMGVRTTLVSERAAEALGETVTPPGLVAVCRQVDVPLTDILATTPSLLAVPVGMSDPGNAGTLIRVADAVGANGVVLAGDSVDPHNGKCVRASAGSVFHLPIARERDADQVLTALESAGITILATTAKGEVDLDEADDILRGPVAWLFGNEAHGLDRAVADRATHRLRIPIHGRAESLNLAAAASICLYASARVQHAAR from the coding sequence GTGGAAGCGCTCTCCGAGCGCAATCCGCGGGTCGTTTCCGCTGTCAAGCTGCATCGCGCGCCGGTGCGGCGCAAGAGCGGACTGTTCCTGGCCGAGGGCGCGAACTCCGTGGAGTCGGCCCTGGAGACCGGCCGGGTCGAGGAGCTGTTCTTCTCACTCAAAGCCGCCAACCGCGAGCATGAGTTGGTTGCCGGTGCCGCCGCTATGGGCGTGCGCACCACGCTGGTGAGTGAACGTGCCGCGGAGGCGTTGGGGGAGACCGTGACTCCGCCCGGACTGGTCGCGGTCTGCCGTCAGGTCGATGTGCCGCTGACCGATATCCTGGCCACCACGCCGAGCCTGCTCGCCGTCCCGGTCGGCATGTCCGACCCCGGCAACGCGGGCACCCTGATTCGGGTCGCCGACGCGGTGGGCGCGAATGGTGTGGTGCTGGCCGGTGATTCGGTGGACCCGCACAACGGCAAATGCGTACGCGCAAGCGCCGGAAGCGTTTTCCATCTGCCTATCGCGCGTGAGCGTGATGCCGATCAGGTGCTGACCGCGCTGGAGTCGGCGGGCATCACCATCCTGGCCACCACCGCCAAGGGCGAAGTCGACCTCGACGAGGCCGATGACATCCTGCGCGGCCCCGTAGCCTGGCTCTTCGGCAACGAGGCACACGGCCTGGACCGCGCCGTCGCGGACCGTGCCACCCACCGGCTGCGGATTCCCATCCACGGCCGCGCCGAAAGCCTGAATCTGGCTGCGGCGGCATCGATCTGCCTCTACGCGAGCGCCCGCGTCCAACACGCCGCGCGCTGA
- the rplT gene encoding 50S ribosomal protein L20, which yields MARVKRAVNAQKKRRSVLEASKGYRGQRSRLYRKAKEQQLHSLTYAYRDRKARKGDFRKLWIARINAAARLNDITYNRFVQGLKLAGVEVDRKILAELAVSDADAFAGLVAVAKAALPADVNAPAA from the coding sequence GTGGCACGCGTCAAAAGGGCCGTAAACGCTCAGAAGAAGCGCCGTTCCGTACTCGAGGCCTCCAAGGGCTACCGTGGCCAGCGCTCGCGCCTGTACCGCAAGGCCAAGGAGCAGCAGCTCCACTCGCTGACCTACGCGTACCGGGACCGCAAGGCGCGCAAGGGTGACTTCCGCAAGCTGTGGATCGCTCGTATCAACGCCGCCGCGCGTCTGAACGACATCACCTACAACCGCTTCGTCCAGGGCCTCAAGCTCGCGGGCGTCGAGGTTGACCGCAAGATCCTGGCCGAGCTGGCCGTCTCCGACGCCGATGCCTTCGCCGGCCTCGTGGCCGTCGCCAAGGCCGCGCTGCCGGCCGACGTCAACGCCCCGGCTGCCTGA
- the rpmI gene encoding 50S ribosomal protein L35, with amino-acid sequence MPKMKKHSGASKRFKVTGSGKLRREQANRRHLLEHKSSRRTRRLEGTEAVATVDVPRIKKLLGL; translated from the coding sequence ATGCCGAAGATGAAGAAGCACAGCGGTGCCTCGAAGCGATTCAAGGTGACCGGCTCGGGCAAGCTCCGTCGTGAGCAGGCCAACCGCCGCCACCTGCTCGAGCACAAGTCCTCGCGCCGGACTCGCCGTCTGGAAGGCACGGAGGCCGTCGCCACGGTTGACGTTCCCCGCATCAAGAAGCTGCTCGGCCTCTAA
- the infC gene encoding translation initiation factor IF-3, whose protein sequence is MQLLLAVVDEPLDLGGPISTETRINDRIRVPEVRLIGPGGEQVGIVRVEDALRVAMEADLDLVEVAPDARPPVCKIMDYGKFKYETAQKARESRKNQVQTVIKEQKLRPKIDDHDYETKKRNVVRFLEAGSKVKVTIMFRGREQSRPELGFRLLQRLASDVADLGFVETSAKQDGRNMTMVLAPHKGAKTRVKAQNEASSTPQRSSAPAAAAPAEAPATDVAAAPAEAPAATPQQ, encoded by the coding sequence TTGCAGTTATTGCTTGCGGTCGTTGACGAACCGCTTGACCTAGGAGGCCCCATCAGCACTGAGACTCGCATCAACGATCGCATCCGCGTACCCGAGGTCCGCCTCATCGGACCGGGTGGTGAGCAGGTCGGGATCGTGCGTGTTGAAGATGCACTACGCGTCGCCATGGAGGCCGACCTCGACCTGGTCGAGGTCGCACCGGACGCGCGTCCGCCGGTATGCAAGATCATGGACTACGGCAAGTTCAAGTACGAGACCGCGCAGAAGGCGCGTGAATCTCGGAAGAACCAGGTCCAGACCGTGATCAAGGAGCAGAAGCTCCGCCCGAAGATCGACGACCACGACTACGAGACCAAGAAGCGCAACGTAGTTCGCTTCCTCGAAGCAGGCTCGAAGGTCAAGGTCACGATCATGTTCCGTGGTCGTGAGCAGTCCCGGCCGGAACTCGGTTTCCGGCTGCTGCAGCGGCTGGCCTCCGACGTCGCCGATCTCGGTTTCGTCGAAACTTCGGCCAAGCAGGACGGCCGGAACATGACCATGGTCCTCGCACCCCACAAGGGCGCGAAGACGCGGGTGAAGGCGCAGAACGAAGCGAGCTCGACGCCGCAGCGCAGCAGTGCGCCCGCGGCAGCGGCTCCGGCCGAAGCGCCGGCCACCGACGTTGCGGCAGCTCCGGCTGAAGCACCGGCGGCCACCCCGCAGCAGTAA
- a CDS encoding DUF1844 domain-containing protein: protein MSEASVHEQESALIDGEVVRELAEIPAVEVISRAAVMLMSSAAEKLGLGEDDPSASPHLDLDEARRVITALAGLVTASVEYLGPHAGPIRDGLQSLQRAFREASAHPDAPGAGPGEKYTGPVY from the coding sequence ATGAGCGAGGCGTCAGTACACGAACAGGAGTCGGCTCTCATCGACGGTGAGGTCGTGCGCGAGCTGGCCGAGATCCCGGCGGTCGAGGTTATCAGCCGCGCGGCCGTCATGCTGATGAGTTCGGCCGCGGAGAAGCTGGGCCTGGGCGAGGACGATCCGTCCGCCAGCCCGCATCTGGATCTGGACGAGGCCCGCCGGGTGATCACCGCGCTCGCGGGTCTGGTCACCGCATCGGTGGAATACCTCGGACCGCACGCCGGACCGATCCGCGACGGACTGCAGTCCCTGCAGCGCGCGTTCCGCGAAGCGTCGGCACATCCCGACGCTCCGGGCGCGGGGCCGGGCGAGAAGTACACCGGCCCGGTGTACTGA
- a CDS encoding LppX_LprAFG lipoprotein, whose product MLDSIPQEISVHRRRRALVPAVITAAALFGALVTGCSSSDSGSSSTSAAAPATGPLPDGGQLVAECSRTTQTLQSVHLDLKATGLENLPVDYVKADITNQPQGSGQAVGEAKVKVKEGDPNWTETKFLVVDKTLYAGDGTKYAPVGPAEKIYDPGVILDKDKGLAHVIAEVQNPKVESRETINGVNTVKVTGTIDTAVIDPVVPRIGQAGGVLPITLWIADVAPPTTSASALPSSAASPGTGPNLVRAIVTKDSGNVNLTLSGWGKSVNVVKPAG is encoded by the coding sequence ATGCTCGACTCGATTCCACAAGAAATCTCCGTGCACCGGCGACGCCGGGCACTCGTCCCTGCCGTCATCACGGCTGCTGCCCTGTTCGGCGCACTCGTCACCGGTTGCTCCTCTTCCGATTCCGGCTCCTCCAGCACCTCGGCCGCGGCGCCCGCCACCGGCCCGCTGCCCGACGGCGGCCAGCTGGTCGCCGAATGCTCGCGCACCACCCAGACCCTGCAGTCGGTGCACCTGGATCTCAAGGCCACCGGTCTGGAGAACCTGCCGGTCGACTACGTCAAGGCCGACATCACCAACCAGCCCCAGGGCAGCGGCCAGGCCGTCGGTGAGGCCAAGGTCAAGGTCAAGGAGGGCGACCCGAACTGGACCGAGACCAAGTTCCTGGTCGTCGACAAGACCCTGTACGCCGGTGACGGCACCAAGTACGCGCCCGTCGGCCCCGCCGAGAAGATCTACGATCCGGGCGTAATCCTGGACAAGGACAAGGGCTTGGCGCACGTCATCGCCGAGGTGCAGAACCCGAAGGTGGAGTCCCGCGAGACCATCAACGGCGTCAATACCGTGAAGGTCACCGGCACCATCGACACCGCGGTCATCGACCCGGTCGTCCCGCGTATCGGCCAGGCCGGCGGCGTCCTGCCCATCACCCTGTGGATCGCCGATGTCGCCCCGCCGACCACCTCGGCCTCGGCGCTGCCGTCGTCCGCGGCCTCGCCCGGCACCGGCCCGAACCTGGTGCGCGCCATCGTCACCAAGGATTCCGGCAATGTGAACCTGACCCTCTCGGGTTGGGGCAAGTCCGTGAACGTGGTCAAGCCCGCGGGTTAA
- a CDS encoding fatty acid desaturase — MTTDDRPDIEERELRQPPPDGPPPISNVWVYNGKAYDLSDWISKHPGGEFFIGRTKNRDITSIIGSYHKNPEGIGKLIERYSLDRVALPEDIHPKANAPDFLFTEGFDSWRDTPKYRFDNKDDLLHQVKKRLKEPELAARIKRMDRAFNIVVALLAISYFAVQGLRLFERSWMPLPVFVIAMVLLRSSLAGFGHYAIHRAQKGMNKIYTNAFDFNYVALAFVTADGHALLHHPHTQSEVDIKKNVFTMMTRIPRLYRMPIHTIHKFGHTVTGMTIRLLDVCRLTRKVGIKDMYGTWGGALPHFIGSFGVRFLLLGELIAFIIMGDFWAWALQFVISLWISTFLVVASHDFEEEVEEIEVDTEDWGINQIEQAYDLKVIGNRYVDCFLSAGLSSHRVHHVLPYQRSGFANIATEDVLREEAAKFGVEWLPAKSFFTDRFPKQIQTYLLSASDDAKEQNWGFFREHFAPSALKTCVVYTVQGFTGIGTV; from the coding sequence ATGACGACCGACGACCGCCCAGATATCGAGGAGCGGGAACTCCGTCAACCTCCGCCGGACGGCCCACCTCCGATCTCAAACGTGTGGGTTTACAACGGCAAAGCCTACGACCTCAGCGACTGGATTTCCAAGCATCCGGGCGGCGAGTTCTTCATCGGGCGAACGAAAAATCGTGACATCACCTCGATTATCGGTTCGTACCACAAGAATCCGGAGGGAATCGGCAAGCTGATCGAGCGCTACTCACTCGATCGCGTCGCGCTACCCGAGGATATCCACCCCAAGGCCAACGCACCGGACTTCCTGTTCACCGAGGGTTTCGACAGCTGGCGCGATACCCCCAAGTACCGCTTCGACAATAAGGACGACCTGCTGCACCAGGTCAAGAAGCGGCTCAAGGAGCCCGAATTGGCCGCCCGCATCAAGCGGATGGACCGGGCCTTCAATATCGTCGTTGCGCTGCTTGCGATTTCGTACTTCGCGGTACAGGGCCTGCGCCTGTTCGAGCGCAGCTGGATGCCGCTGCCGGTATTCGTGATCGCCATGGTGCTGCTGCGCAGTTCGCTGGCCGGTTTCGGACACTACGCCATCCACCGCGCCCAGAAGGGCATGAACAAGATCTACACGAATGCCTTCGACTTCAATTATGTCGCACTGGCTTTCGTGACCGCGGATGGCCACGCCCTACTGCACCATCCGCACACCCAGAGTGAAGTCGACATCAAGAAGAACGTCTTCACCATGATGACGCGCATCCCCCGGCTCTACCGGATGCCGATCCACACCATCCACAAGTTCGGGCACACCGTCACCGGGATGACCATCCGCTTGCTCGATGTCTGCCGCCTGACCCGCAAGGTCGGCATCAAGGATATGTACGGCACCTGGGGCGGAGCGCTGCCGCACTTCATCGGCTCGTTCGGCGTGCGCTTCCTGCTGCTCGGCGAGTTGATCGCCTTCATCATCATGGGCGACTTCTGGGCCTGGGCACTGCAATTCGTGATCTCGCTGTGGATCAGCACCTTCCTGGTGGTGGCCAGCCACGACTTCGAGGAGGAGGTCGAGGAGATCGAGGTCGATACCGAGGACTGGGGCATCAATCAGATCGAACAGGCCTATGACCTCAAGGTGATCGGCAACCGGTATGTGGACTGCTTCCTGTCCGCGGGGCTCAGCTCGCACCGGGTGCATCACGTATTGCCTTACCAGCGTAGCGGTTTCGCCAATATCGCCACCGAAGACGTCTTGCGGGAGGAGGCAGCCAAATTCGGGGTCGAATGGCTGCCGGCCAAGAGTTTCTTCACCGATCGTTTCCCGAAGCAGATCCAGACCTATCTGCTCTCTGCCTCGGACGATGCGAAGGAACAGAACTGGGGGTTCTTCCGCGAGCATTTCGCGCCGTCGGCCCTGAAGACCTGTGTGGTGTACACCGTCCAGGGCTTCACCGGAATCGGCACGGTCTGA
- a CDS encoding type III polyketide synthase gives MIETALPPAPPTTVGVIESIATGSPLPVIDQAEAALRVAERFTDPAQQARIPRIYQKTRIDTRRLAIDPLDAEFLPFSSEPATIRERMNLFYEHAAPLAIDVARRAVAGLDDPAAQIGQLIFVTSTGFIAPGVDVAVVKALGLSPAVSRVVVNFMGCAAAMNGMRTAVDYVRAHPDKKSMLICIEISSVNAVFDDDINDVITHSLFGDGCGAVVIGAGQPHQQLAPGKIVIRDSFSYLFDEAEDGIVLGVNDNGITCELSENLPQYILRGVDPVVSDVLRRNGLDKSDIDLWAIHPGGPKIIEQSAASLGIPVEQAAVSWDVLARYGNMLSVSLIFVLEEMARQADSPKPLSTGVAFSFAPGVTLEGIIFDIVR, from the coding sequence ATGATCGAGACGGCACTGCCGCCGGCCCCGCCGACCACCGTCGGCGTTATCGAGAGCATCGCGACGGGATCGCCGTTGCCGGTCATCGATCAGGCCGAGGCGGCACTGCGGGTCGCCGAACGCTTCACCGATCCGGCCCAGCAGGCCCGCATTCCGCGGATCTACCAGAAGACCCGGATCGATACGCGCCGCCTGGCCATCGATCCGCTGGACGCGGAGTTCCTGCCGTTCAGCTCCGAGCCCGCGACCATTCGCGAGCGGATGAACCTGTTCTACGAGCACGCCGCACCGCTGGCGATCGACGTGGCCCGGCGCGCGGTCGCCGGACTCGACGATCCGGCCGCGCAGATCGGCCAGCTGATCTTCGTGACCAGCACCGGATTCATCGCGCCCGGTGTGGATGTGGCCGTGGTCAAGGCGCTCGGCCTATCCCCCGCCGTGAGCCGCGTGGTGGTGAACTTCATGGGTTGCGCCGCCGCCATGAACGGTATGCGCACCGCGGTGGATTACGTCCGGGCCCATCCGGACAAGAAGTCCATGCTCATCTGCATCGAAATCAGCTCGGTGAACGCGGTTTTCGACGACGATATCAATGATGTCATCACGCACAGCCTCTTCGGCGACGGCTGCGGAGCCGTCGTGATCGGCGCGGGCCAGCCGCATCAGCAGCTCGCCCCAGGCAAGATCGTCATCCGGGACAGCTTCAGCTACCTGTTCGACGAGGCCGAGGACGGCATCGTGCTCGGCGTCAACGATAACGGCATCACCTGCGAACTCTCGGAGAACCTGCCGCAGTACATTCTGCGCGGGGTCGACCCGGTGGTCTCGGATGTGTTGCGGCGCAACGGACTCGACAAGTCCGATATCGACCTGTGGGCCATCCACCCGGGTGGACCCAAGATCATCGAGCAGTCCGCCGCCTCCCTCGGCATCCCGGTCGAGCAGGCCGCGGTGAGCTGGGATGTGCTGGCACGCTACGGCAATATGCTGAGCGTCTCGCTGATCTTCGTGCTGGAAGAGATGGCGCGGCAGGCGGATTCGCCCAAGCCCCTCTCCACCGGCGTCGCGTTCTCCTTCGCGCCGGGTGTGACGCTCGAAGGCATCATCTTCGACATCGTCCGCTGA
- a CDS encoding ATP-binding cassette domain-containing protein translates to MQLIRFLISISWMRIVAVIAAGLICGAANTYLVTLIRGVVSPEPHPQVTVASFALTGLVILVSGVLSQVLLVRLAQDAIYRLRAELSSGIVSAPLEHLERLGMHRLMATLTEDVRSLSQAVTAIPSIAVDVATIIGCFIFLVVLSGPIFAITLAGTIIGISSVELFLKRVRVLYREARENDDALLRSFQAVTLGIKELKLHRGRRRDFMERHLLGSARALRDQNVEAGSRFSIGQGLGQALQLATMALILFVVAKSLGVHQDVMVGYVLVTTFLAMPMQNFMHRIPDLLRGDVALAKIRGMNLSMETMHNEDLLPYTDRAPATEARLELMGVGYNYRFEAPSPLDEGPGGPPPGIGQHPGGRPARPGARPDRVGAPPAGPHPEGANPEGAPPHPGGRPGAPGSHPGGVGAHRPGGPPPPRRGGHPTGPDVNGHRWVDHGGRDARPVPMTAMPEAGEGDGFRLGPIDLTFEPGQITFIVGGNGSGKSTLAKLITGLYVPRTGTVTLNGERIDHENIEWFRQNASAIFTDFHLFEDYLGFDRPGIDEEVRHYLEELQIAHKVTVKDGKLSTIDLSQGQRKRLALLTALLEDRSIYLFDEWAADQEPKFRDVFYTEILAELKARNKTVIVITHDDRYFHLADQLVKLDFGKLTEAEAAARLSSDAK, encoded by the coding sequence ATGCAACTCATCAGATTCCTCATCTCCATCTCGTGGATGCGGATCGTGGCCGTCATCGCCGCCGGTCTGATCTGCGGCGCTGCCAATACGTACCTGGTGACCCTGATCCGCGGCGTCGTATCGCCCGAACCGCATCCGCAGGTCACCGTCGCGAGCTTCGCGCTCACCGGACTGGTGATCCTGGTGAGCGGCGTGCTCTCGCAGGTACTGCTGGTGCGACTGGCCCAGGACGCCATCTACCGGCTCCGCGCGGAGCTGAGCTCGGGCATCGTCTCGGCTCCGCTGGAGCACCTCGAACGCCTCGGTATGCACCGGCTGATGGCCACCCTCACCGAGGATGTGCGATCGCTGTCGCAGGCCGTCACCGCGATTCCGAGCATCGCCGTCGATGTGGCGACGATCATCGGCTGCTTCATCTTCCTGGTGGTGCTGTCGGGGCCGATCTTCGCGATCACGTTGGCAGGCACCATTATCGGCATCTCCTCGGTGGAGCTGTTCCTCAAGCGGGTGCGGGTGCTCTACCGCGAGGCGCGCGAGAACGACGATGCCCTGCTGCGCTCCTTCCAGGCGGTGACGCTCGGCATCAAGGAGCTCAAACTGCATCGCGGACGGCGACGCGACTTCATGGAGCGGCATCTGCTCGGATCCGCTCGGGCACTGCGGGATCAGAATGTGGAGGCCGGGTCGCGGTTCTCCATCGGCCAGGGGCTCGGCCAGGCGCTACAGCTGGCCACCATGGCGCTGATTCTGTTCGTGGTCGCCAAATCCCTTGGCGTGCACCAGGATGTGATGGTCGGGTACGTGCTGGTCACCACCTTCCTGGCCATGCCCATGCAGAACTTCATGCATCGCATTCCGGATCTGCTCCGAGGTGATGTGGCGCTGGCCAAGATTCGCGGCATGAACCTCTCCATGGAGACCATGCATAACGAGGATCTGCTGCCGTACACCGATCGGGCCCCGGCCACCGAGGCGCGACTCGAGCTGATGGGGGTCGGCTACAACTACCGGTTCGAGGCGCCGTCACCGCTGGACGAGGGTCCCGGCGGACCGCCGCCGGGGATCGGCCAGCATCCCGGTGGACGTCCGGCGCGACCGGGCGCACGCCCGGATCGGGTGGGCGCACCGCCCGCCGGACCGCATCCCGAAGGCGCGAATCCCGAAGGGGCGCCGCCACATCCGGGCGGACGACCGGGTGCGCCGGGCAGCCATCCCGGTGGCGTGGGCGCGCATCGGCCGGGCGGTCCGCCGCCGCCGCGGCGCGGTGGGCATCCCACCGGACCGGATGTGAACGGGCACCGCTGGGTCGACCACGGTGGACGCGATGCGCGGCCGGTGCCGATGACGGCAATGCCGGAGGCGGGTGAGGGTGACGGATTCCGTTTGGGGCCGATCGATCTCACCTTCGAACCCGGTCAGATCACCTTCATCGTCGGCGGCAACGGCAGTGGTAAGTCGACGCTCGCCAAGCTCATCACCGGGCTGTACGTGCCGCGCACCGGCACGGTGACCCTCAATGGTGAGCGTATCGACCACGAGAACATCGAGTGGTTCCGGCAGAACGCGTCGGCCATCTTCACCGATTTCCATCTCTTCGAGGACTACCTCGGCTTCGATCGCCCCGGCATCGACGAGGAGGTGCGGCACTATCTCGAAGAGCTGCAGATCGCGCACAAGGTGACCGTCAAGGACGGCAAGCTCTCCACCATCGACCTGTCACAGGGTCAGCGGAAGCGGTTGGCACTGTTGACCGCCCTACTGGAGGACCGCTCGATCTACCTCTTCGACGAGTGGGCCGCCGATCAGGAACCCAAGTTCCGCGATGTGTTCTACACCGAGATCCTGGCCGAGTTGAAGGCGCGGAACAAGACGGTCATCGTCATCACCCACGACGACCGCTACTTCCACCTCGCCGACCAACTCGTCAAGCTCGACTTCGGCAAACTCACCGAGGCCGAGGCCGCAGCGCGGCTGAGCTCCGACGCCAAGTAG